One genomic segment of Vulpes vulpes isolate BD-2025 chromosome 2, VulVul3, whole genome shotgun sequence includes these proteins:
- the TMEM98 gene encoding transmembrane protein 98, translating to METVVIVAIGVLATIFLASFAALVVVCRQRYCRPRDLLQRYDSKPIVDLIGAMETQSEPSELELDDVVITNPHIEAILENEDWIEDASGLMSHCIAILKICHTLTEKLVAMTMGSGAKMKTSASVGDIIVVAKRISPRVDDVVRSMYPPLDPKLLDARTTALLLSVSHLALVTRNACHLAGGLDWIDQSLSAAEEHLEVLREAALASETDKGLPGPEGFLQEQSAI from the exons ATGGAGACTGTGGTGATTGTCGCCATAGGTGTGCTGGCCACCATCTTCCTGGCCTCGTTTGCAGCCTTGGTGGTAGTTTGCAGGCAGCGCTACTGCCGGCCTCGAGACCTGTTGCAGCGCTATGATTCCAA GCCCATTGTGGACCTCATTGGTGCCATGGAGACCCAGTCGGAGCCATCTGAGTTAGAACTGGATGATGTGGTCATCACCAATCCCCACATCGAAGCCATTCTAGAGAATGAAGACTGGATTGAAGATGCCTC AGGTCTCATGTCCCACTGCATTGCCATCTTGAAG ATATGTCACACTCTGACAGAAAAACTTGTTGCCATGACAATGGGCTCCGGGGCCAAGATGAAGACTTCAGCCAGTGTTGGTGACATCATCGTGGTGGCCAAGCGGATCAGCCCGAG AGTGGATGATGTGGTGAGATCGATGTACCCTCCGTTGGATCCCAAGCTCCTGGATGCCCG GACAACTGCTCTGTTGTTGTCGGTCAGCCATCTCGCACTGGTGACCCGGAATGCCTGCCACCTGGCCGGGGGCCTGGACTGGATCGACCAGTCGCTATCAGCTGCCGAGGAGCACTTGGAAGTCCTTCGAGAAGCAGCCCTGGCTTCTGAGACAGATAAAGGCCTCCCGGGCCCTGAAGGTTTCCTGCAGGAGCAGTCGGCCATTTAG